The genomic window TGATCCTTTGAAAGGTCTGGGCCGCATTTCTAAATCCAAATGTCATGTACTTGAATTCGAAAAGTCCAAAAGGTGTTAGAATTGCCGTCTTCGGTATGTCTGCCGGGTGCACCGGGATTTGATGATACGCTTTCTTACAGTCGAttactgaaaaaattgttttaccGTGTAAATCCCCAAAAAAATCATGTATGTGACGTATAGGGTACTTATCTGGAACAGTTTTCGCATTCAGTTTCCGATAATCTCCACATGGACGCCACGATCCGTTGGCCTTCTGTACCATGTGCAACGGGCTGGCCCACTGACTTTTCGAGCGTTGGCAAATACCTTTATCTAATAGGTATTGAAACTCCTGCTTTGCGATGCTTAACTTTTCCGGTGATAGTCGCCGTACCTTCTGCACTGTCGGCGCTCCTCTCGTCTCGATGAAATGATAGACATTACCCTTTACATTTGATGTCTTATCCTCTGTGAGATCCACATACCGCGTTAATACTTCATGAAATATGTTCGAGCATCTGAGCGTGATAATACCTTGAGGAGGGTTTACTAAGAGACAACCAATCTGAGTTTTAGTCCTCTGGTCGATAATCCTTTTGTTCTTCATGTCTACTAAGATCTCGAAGTTTTGTAAAAAATCCGCGCCTATTATCGGGTAGGATACGTCAGCTATGATGAACAGCCAAGTAAAGGTTCGCTTGAATCCCAAATCGAGTGTCAActtcttcctaccatacgtgttgaTCTGTTGTTCGCGGCCACTAACTTCATCGGAGAAGGTAGCGCCGGGTCGTTATTACATCTGGGTACCACTGAAATTTCGGCCCCAGTatcgattaaaaattttaaagatgaAATTTTGTCCAGTATATGGAGACGGCTCGTGTGTTGGCTAGTCTCCGTCGTAGCCGCTTTGAACGGAGGACTAACTAGTTTTCCGTGCGTGCTGGTGTATAACTGCAAGGCGGTCGACATTTGGTGGCTTGGTTCCCAAAGGTGCGATGATATCAACAAATGTCGCTATTTGGCACTCGTACAGCGCCGTGTTCGAATTTGTCCATACGACATACAAGTTCGGCAATTGCCGTCTCTGTGTCGTTAGTAGTCGTTCCCATAGCGTTGACTTCACCCGCCGTCGTTACTTCCAAAATTTTGTCAGCTTTTTTAGCCAATTATTCGACGTCCTCATCTAATGTCGTTAAAATTTGCTGGACCTGCATCGGCAAGCGTCGCGACCAAATTGTTTTTAGAATATCGTTGTCTAACCGATTGTGTGCTAAATCCTTCATCTCTCGCAACAACGTTGATGGTTTCTTGTCGTTCAGCTCGCATGAATCGAAAAgacgttttaattttttttccgctgACTCCCCAAACTCCGCTGACAGCCTATTCTTTAACGCTTCATACTTGCCGGTAGCAGGAGGCGATGTAATAATGTCGCTGGCGTGCATTAATATTGCTGAATCAATTTCAGCCACGATGATATAATATTTAGTGTCATCGGTTGTGATACCCGCGCGCACGAATTGCGCTTCCACTTGGGTGAACCACAACCTCGGATCGGGCTTCCAAAATGGTGGTGGCTTCACTGCGAGCCGCCCCAAATGAAGCATACTCTCCGCGTCAACAAATCTTTCTTCCGTTTCGTTTGGCATGTTAATCGGCGAGGTCACCACTTTAGGAATCTTGGTTGATTCctcaaaagtttattaaaatataactaaatttacAATGACAATGTTTGTACATTAAAAGAATAAAACAATATTGAGTTCTACCTCCAAGCGAATACTTAACAGGGTTGTTTTTCTATGTTTCTCGAAACTTCTTGCGCAGCGTTGCCATACGAAACGCCCAAACCATGTAGTAGGGTATTTTACCCtacacatatataaaaattaaatacaaaagataatgtttttattcatttcaattaataaaatcaaGCGTGTCTTTCGTTATAGCATTCCAAGCAAATGGGCTTCTTAAACATTATGCACTCAGTATGAACTTGCTTAGCTTTCCTAGCCAATTCTCCCTGATTTTTCAATTTGATGTAGCACCCAGTGCATCTTTTTCGTACGAGTTCATATTTCGTGGAATTTCTTGCAGGCTATGTCCAGGAAAATGATTTAAAGTTCCTGGAGCGCTAGAGGAAATTGAAGGCCTTTGAGGAAGGTTATGTTCAAAGGTTAATGCTGCTGGTCCTAGAAAATGTCGGACTAGATATTCTTGAACTTGTAAAACTGTCAACTTAGAGCCGTCTAGCAATTCGTTGTAAACGCATCTAGTATTGACAATAGCGACTTGAAATCAATTGCTATCTTCTTGCACCAAGTTAAACTATTACGTAACGGAGAATGGAAAGATGCAATTTGATCCTAAATATCAATCCATTTTTTGCTTCATTATAGTCAATTATGGCATCTGGTTTTATATCATCGCCTCTTTTTGAAAGCGTGATTATTAGTGTGAATAACCATTTCTTCAATAAAATCATCAGGTATAAAATTAGAATAGATTTTCTCCAAACTAATTCTTCCATCTTCAGTAATAACGGAAATACATACTTTGTGCACCGTAACTACCTGTAAATATTTCTCTCCCCAAAGGCAAAACATCTCTATTCCATTGCAAATTCGGTGCGTTAGATGTCGAAGAGGCTTCCAATGGTCGTAAAGGCACCTCACTTCTATTTGGCCTAATTGTTATAATATTTACAATTTTCTCTGTATCATCGTATTCTTCACCTTCATCACTGGGGAGATATTCTTCATCACTTCCATCAATAAATGCTTCATCATCAGAGTTTTCTAAATATCGGGTCAGTTCTTCTGTCGTAAATCTTTTGTTAGCCATTTTCTCCAATTTTAGTATACacttctaacttcaattaaacaaaaaagcacactaatacacgcttttgacatttatatatcaatttaccgttattgtgaCTCGAAAACTTATCTGTCATGcaaattatttcttatggtcctatATGCTCACATACaactcattgaacgtggtaaacaaaattgtttttgctacaTTCATgagtcacatttgactcacaaaataaaatagccaaaCTAAGGTAAATgtatgtcaaattatttataaaaatattattttataatatatattcatattactcagttaagcaatacaaaaaagcGTAGGCCTGCTCAAAGCGCTTTGTATGcgggacagggaagttgttaagaattattatttcatattatataattattttcttaaaattttctgcAGCTTTCTTCAACATCTTGTGATGCCTAATACTATGATGTCCATGAGTTTGGGCAACGACTTTCGCATAATACTTATATGTAATGCATATTCTACAAATCAAGAATACTTTTCACGCCCAATGAATATTCTTACTGAAGCGTTAAATGGCAATGCCAAAACTGCAGCTGGAGGACAAGTTCCTTCAGCACCTTTTTCTATGGTGGTATTGGATAGCTTAACAGTTCATAGTAAAATGTCGCTTATACATAGGTATGTTTAAGAAACCAACGTAGTATTCCTTCAGGGCAAACTGAATAttaaataacacaggccgacaaaatttaaccaacattcaggtccagaaaccagactatatatttctgAAGGTTTATGATGTgttgaatccaaatctggcctcagaattgctctatcagctctggttttcgagatatcctaacctagcagatttcgattcatcgcatcaaaatccttcgaaaatatatattccggtttctgggtctgagatgtTGTCGGCATgtgtaattaaaataaattatttttaatccgTAATTttgagatatgtatgtatatattttcccATTTCTTTAAGCTTTTTCACTCAAATGATAAAGCAAGCGCAAGCGAAAAGCTCTATACCAGCGCCAGCATTAGTCGAAACCTATGCACGACTTCTGGTTTACACAGAAATCGAATCCTTGGGCATTAAAGGATTTTTGCGTAAGTATTTGGtactttttttttatcaatttagttaaACTCTTTTGTCTCCTCATTGTtggttttttactttttatagaaCAATTGCTGCCTGCTGTATTTAAACACCAAGCTTGGGGTATACTCCACACATTGTTGGAAATGTTTCTATATCGTTTACATCATATTCCAACACAATATCGTCTACAGCTACTTTCGCATTGTACTGTAGTTTCGCcacaaacaaataaaatgcaACTAAACTTATGGTGAGTTTTATTACGCTGTGTTGAATTTTGTAACGATTTGGTAACGaacagagaacagcaaaaatcgaacacaacaacgttcgattacatacggcaacatgatcgtgttcaatgatctaaacgaacataatcgacattgatttaaaatcaaccaacttattgcatgcgtggatataatcaattcaggcgtttgctcgtttgcctcaacggcgattacattcatcggaatgaaaacgcaaatatgaaaactccatgcgtctgaatatttgcatgattcttctgcccttacgtcacggcgacaagctacatataaacattgcttacgattctgtttgtttgccgagctaaacgatactaattctcgtgctttgattttattctccgcttgctttcgtttgatcaatacaatcgtaagcaaaacctgttcggtcattcgatcgcaatcatgctaacggagtctagtaaagacaaatgctgagtttattcaattatgagtttattcgcattattgaatgtgaatgcaagttttaaaaaaaaaaaaaaaaaatgcaagttttagtgtttgattaaatcaagaaaattgtgatttttgcagttctctggtAACGAAATGCTAATGAAGTAATTGAGTTGTAGCAACAACCTGAGAACGTCAAAGAATTTGAGGTTTTGAAATAAATACATTTGGCTTGAGTTGGAACCATTACGCCCAAAAAGTTCTGATACACtgtcactttttatactcagcgtgctttgcacacagagtatattaactttgattggataacggttggttgtataggtataaaggaatcgagatagatatggacttccatatatcaaaatcatcagtaccgaaaaaaatttgattaagccatgtccgtccgttcgtccgtccgtccgtctgtccgttaacacgataactttagtaaatattgagatatcttcaccaaatttggtacacgagcttatctggacccagaatagattggtattgaaaatgagcgaagtcggatgataaccacgcccactttttatataattCATTTATGTGTCTACATACATAAACTAATATAGACTTAACTCCATCTATAATGTGCATATGCGCGATTGCTTTCACATTGCCGATGTAAATCATTCTTCCGTTTAATAACTCTCCCTTGATTGTAGGCAGCATCCAGTACTTCCCATGCAGTTTTTCTGgtaattatatatataacatgttggaaaacacaaaaaacctcgattatttagtaaatacacctagaattttgaaatttgacatgtggactgatattgagaaacatttttgaaaacattttttaaatgggcgtggcaccgcccacttgtgataaaatcaattttacaaatattattaatcataaatcaaaaatcgttaaacctatcgtaacaaaattcggcagagaggttgcctttactataaggaatgatttgaagaaaaattaacgagatcggttaaggaccacgcccacttttatataaaaaatttttaaaagggtcgtggaagaataaaataagctatatctttgcaaaaaagagctttatatcaatggtattgtaacgaatgttagcagcactgagcgatgctatcgtatctaagccgatgctaagcagtgacgtgaattcacatccatagatcaatcattatgtatctacataaacgaaacaataattgcgtctacacatatgtaccatgtacgtatacgagcagcggagagtcaatgcacaaacacatgcgtatatctgagagactcctataagtatgcaatgagaaaaactataaaattgtgcaattgtagttacagctgagaagtttgagagctactggactagtagattctggaagcgcctagaagatgcgaaggttgaaatcaaagagtataaaaggcggcaattgtagaggcgctggaattcagtttgatttgagttgtcaagcagtttcgattaagacgatatctagcgagcaatagcagtattattttgaaaggcagtttcatttaagctatcagtttggttattaagccagctaattgcaaagtataagtgttattgtgaagtactttaataaaggccatttttccattattcaatgttggagttatttattcaacagtttagtgatacgaacagagcaaaaaagcaaataagaggatttgcaagcaaattcgttacagtatttcatttcacaagtggatttataacaataaataggaaaaacttcaaattttaaaaaatgggcgtggcaccgccccttttatgactaagcaattttctatgtttcatgagccataattcgaagaaaatttacatatcgtaacgaaattgGGTACACGATCAcgttatatacaagatttttaaaagggtcgtagacgaaaataatgagctgtatcttagcgaaaaggagctttgtatcgatagaattttactttctaaattgaattataacattaaattggaaaacactaaaatttttgtgtggcaccgccccttttatgactaagcaattttgtattattcgggagccataactcgaagaaaaattcacggatcgtaatgaaattgtgtacacatatttttcctatagcagaaaTTATTTCTAgtaatggacgggatcggttaaagaccacgcccactttcatacaaaaaattttaaaagggtggtagactagaataataagctataacttagcaaaaaatagtttttaatcaatcatatttcacttatcaagttttattgtaagaggaaatgaggagacttttttttttaaacgggcggtgccacgtgttatgtagaaaagtaatttatctgaaatgaaatgtacaattgaagctcacgctgagtatataatgttcagttacacccgaacttagacaactttacttgttgtatttaacttaggatttttattttttttgttattctaaGCTTTGAATCTACAGCTTTAAGGCTTATTACCGGACTGGGATCAGTTGAAATGCAGCCGCAAATGTCACGTTACTTCAGCGAAAAACCACCTGGCTCTGTGGCATCGACTGAAAGTGAAGAATTGAATCGCGTTCTAATATTAACGCTAGCAAGATCAATGCACATGACTGGGCTAGGTTGGTTTAACTGCTTAATTTGTATTTAGAAAAGTCGTAAcaggtataaattttttttatatttttacatacaGGTGACGAGCTACAACCCTGGTGCAAAGAGTTATTGAGCATTATAATGCAAAATACACCACACTCTTGGGCTTCGCATTCACTAGCTTGCTTTCCACCAGCACTAAATGAATTTTTTGTGCAAAATAACCATTCGTTGGAAAATAAGCAATTGCTCAAAAAATCAGTTGAAGAGGAATATCGTAACTGGACATCAATGTCAAATGACAATGATATTATGAACCATTTTATACGGCCTAGTACTAATCCACTTTTCCTCTGTCTACTTTTTAAAATGATTTGGGAAACCGAGAATGTTAGTCCTGTTGCATATAAGTAAGATCATAGCATACGCGCTTATTGTTTTTAACAAGtgcaaataatttacaaaaaaccaACTATTACAGAATTTTAGAGGGTATTAGCGCACGCGCACTTTCAGCACATTTACGCAAGTTATGTGATTATTTAGTTGGCGAAGTAGCGAATAGTAATGGCAAAGATTTTATACATAAATGTGTCGACACCATTAATAATATGATTTGGAAATATAATATTGTTACTATCGATCGTGTTGTACTTTGTCTGGCACTACGTACACAAGAGGGTAATGAGGCGCAAGTTTGTTTCCTTATTATACAACTGCTCTTATTAAAAACATCAGAATTACGCAATCGCATACAAGAGTTTTGTAAAGAGAATCATCCCGATCATTGGAAGCAGAATAATTGGTAGGAACATGAATGCAACTTTTTTGTCTACATATGAATAacatttgaatttttctttttttataggCACGAAAAGCACTTGTcatttcatcaaaaatatccggAAAAATTTGCACCAGATGAATCTGCTTCACATCCGCCATTACCTGTTTATTTCTCAAATGTATGCTTGAGATTTTTACCAGTATTAGATATTGTTGTGCACCGTTTCATTGAACTACCTATACAACATGTGCATCAAATTTGTGAAGTTATTTTAGACCATTTGAGTATTTTGTACAAATTTCATGGTGAGTAGCAGATCTGTATAGAAAAACCatgattttaataatttaattaaaatacataCTTTAAGCCATTTCTTAGGGTCTGGTACGATATGTAGAAAATCTTAATATCGAAACTAAAAATACcgaaaaaaaatgtcgaaaaaatatttcgaacacCAAAAAGCCCGAAAAAGAAAATGTCGAAATAATTCAACGAATGGGGTCTGGTACGATATGTCGAAAATAAAAATGTCGAAACTAgaaatgtcgaaaaaaaaatttcgaaaaataaaatatagaaaatCGAAAAtcccgaaaaataaaaaagtggaaaaaatatcgaaataatGTAATTAATGATTTGTAAAATTCGCGCAAATTTTACACATAATTACATTATTTCGATAACTGTAATATATGAATATAAACGCCTCTTCACCTGATAATCAATAAGTCAAAGACGAAAATAATGATATTTCTTCTGTCAAAATATGTTCACAAGAAACCAATTAGtaaccccaagatgattaaaaatcgCAGGccgatatataatttttttacacGAAACCCCTTATTGCATAAGTGATCTTTGGccaagtttaaaaaataatagcCCTGGATGGATCCAACGCGGGCTACGCTGGCCACAGTGTTTGTGCAGAAAATACCTTTTTGCATATATGTTTGTGTTTAcaacaaaatcattgaaaatgcCAAAACACATGAAAATGTGCAACCTTTCTTCGCAAATGTCTcttgaaaagtaaaaaatataccaaacatGTAAGTTGGCATTTTTCTGTTCTTCTTGGCTTTTTATCACTAATCCAGTATCTCCTTTTTACACCAATAATCTAAAAACGAAAAGTAGAAATTTTGCTTCAGTCAAAATATTGACCAAATACCGTGAGATAAGAGCCGAAAGGGACCATCTTTCCGGGTTATAAAAATAACCCAGGGTAAGTCCAACAGCGGCTGCGCTTAAAGTGTTTGTGTACgattattatttactagcagagtgcccgacgtcgttcgggtataaataaaagcagtactactatactatatatattagactaatcccaacccccatttgtatgggagatgccacgccccttttccgCTATCAccaatttttcccgagggggtagggattagtcttatatacctaatttcagtcgtctagctttaatacttccagatatattgacaacgaaaaattccagttgtatgggaggtgccacgctccctttttcgctatacccagtttttctgcagggggtagggattggtctcatataaccactcacctaatttcagtcgtctagccttaatactttcagatatattgactacgaaaaattccagttgtatgggagatgccacgcccccttgtcgaaagctgcaagtccaaacatacatacagacatactttcacaaatatatagtagatttTAACTTACCAGGTTCAAGAATCATTAAATAAGCGTACAATTATGTTTCGAAATTCGTATATTTGTGGCCAAATTATGTACATAGCGTTACATTAGTGGACtcatgtatgtaaataaaaaaggaacaataaaaatacgtatAATGTAAATGATAACAGGAATATTTAAGTGGGAGAAGTATAATATGCTAAGTTTCTTAAAAGTTCAATTTTAGAATATTCTTCTTTTTTATCTAGAATTCTAAGAATATTTACTTTCTCTTTTGGTATGATATTTTGTGTTTGGTAATATTTTGAGCGTTaataagatttattttatttttaactacaaTAAATGTTCAACTAGCTTATATACTCCCAGTGGTTTTTATCAACTATAACCTGCAGTCTTCTGTGCCAAGCTTCAACCGAGTTCTGCGTGGTTGGGATATTCAAATCCATTTTCTCATAAATTGACCAAAATGCTGGGAGATACGATGAAGCTGACTTACCCCCGaatatttagtttttttccattcattttaaaatatttacgcaATTACTACTCATTGAATTTTTGAGACAATCATTATATAGAaatatctcctccagctttaggAAAGCTAAACATTTGAGCATTCTTAACTTTAGGGAAAATATTTCGTTCTTTCCGTATAGCGTTGCAAGTTTTTCACTCTGGATTTTTCTCCATAAAATCTGTCCATCAAAGTGGAAAAAGCATCCTGTATTGATAATACTTGGGAAGTATGACTTTGATACAGAAATTATTGATTTCTCAAAATCAGAAATAACATTTTCGGGACAGAGATACACATAATTGTAGTAagcgattcttaaaatttcaacaaaaaaacttCTTCGTAACATTGCTTACTCTTGCTACTCATTAGACAATTAATTACAGGAACAACATGCTCGTTTATGTGTGCATGAATCGTAAATAATTGCTGCATGATTGTTGGAACAACTTTAAAAGTTCCGTCCATTAGCCACACCGAAGACCTCTCTAAAACTTTTAAGGTTTGCAATGCTTCCAAAAATTAAAGGTTTTGAGAAGTATTTGCGGCCTTCTCTTTCAAATTCGCATTTATTTTTGAAACTTCACTTCTGTAAGCCAATGGATCATGGGAATGTATCGAAGATGATTTCGTCACTTTGTGATCACCGTCTAAAATTGAGTTCGTTCGTTTCGCTTTTCACATTTCCAATAAAACATATCTTTATACTTTTTTCCAAGTGAAACACAAATCCATGAAGGATAagcttattttttcctttattggATTTTACTACTTCCGCGTTCATTCTTAATTGATGGCGAATAAAATTTTAACTGAATCAAAACTCCATTTTAGCTAAAAATTTTGCATATAAAAATATACAGAAACTCAGGTAACTAGATCAAAAAAATACAGTGCTAAAGTTGAAAGctaaaatattttacaaattaaaatacaaaacctCAGTTAACTagataaaaaaatgtaagtcCTAATAAAGAAAGTGCATACTTTTAAATTTCTTAACCAAAAAAGATTTTCGacattttgctatatttttcgacaaaaaattttttctgcatttttttcggcaaaatttgatttccatattttgaaaaatcaaaaatttcgacATTTTTATTTTCGACTTTTCGTACGGATCCTATTTGGAAATTCAAGAGGTAAAATACTTACATATTGattgtacataaatatttgttgttgttgtagcgaaaaggtttctaattttttcgacattttgtattttttcggccTTTTTTTATTTCGACATTATAACATTTCGACATTTTGagtttatgcaaaaaaaatttcaacatataaaaaattttaaaattcgacattttttttcgatattttatttttatttttttgacttaTCGTACGGATCCCCATTTCTTACTATATTTTGCCTAGATCGCCCGATAACTTATTTGTACAATACTTTGCATTTCTATGAACGTATTTTACGCGAACGTCCATCACTGAAAAAGAAATTGGTGAGTATTGAGCAAATATTTTCCGTTGACAACCTCTTAAATTTTCCAACCATCTTCTAAGGTAAGCGCAATTACTGGCGCTTTCTGCGATATACGTCCACCAAATTGGTGTGTTAGTGAACCATATAAAATGTTTTTGCAAAATCAAGAATTACTTTGGAATCCTGAGCTAAACTACTACATTAACTTAGTGCGCAGGCTTTCGGATAGTAAGTTACACCCTTGACCTTAATGTATTTATAATTCATTAATGtatttataaatgtatatttTTCGTCCACGCACTACAGCAATAACTGGTAAAAATCTGTTTTTCAACACTGATTGGCGTTTCAATGAGTTTCCCAATGCACCTGCACATGCACTTTATGTGACCTGCGTGGAGTTGTTGAGCTTACCAATTGCGCCCTCAATTGTGGCAAACAATGTAGTCGATGTTATTGTAAAGGGTTATTCGTTAATACCACAAAAAGAGATTCACAACTATATTAATGCAGTTGGCATCATATTAGCTGCATTGCCCGAAACACATTGGAGTGTTATTTATGATCGTTTACAAGAAGCACTAAATGCGCCCAAAATGATTAAATGGACTTACCGTTTCTCAGCTTTCGAATTATTCAATTTTAAGACTGTATGCGAATCAATGATTGAAAAAACTTATGCGCTAATATTGGCTGTAGGGCATTCTATTTTTCATCATATGGGTGGGTTTAAGTTAGCGTCAATGACAAAGTGAGTAGTTGAATTGTTATTAATCCTCGACTTAAAGGTGTATGTAAACCTACAAAGTATTTGCATTGTTTGCTTTGTATCATCGTTTCATAATTATGTAATTATTTTGCTAACTTGATGCAGCATCTCCTACTCTTTCGACGTTAgttaacaaaataatttttatactcagctgagcagagctcacagagtatattaattttgttcgcataacggtaccctgtaacggcataaactgatcgagatatatatagaattctatatatcaaaatgatctgggcgaaaaaagaaattcatttagccatgcccgtctgtccgtccgtccgtaaacacgataacttgagtaaatttcgaggtatcttgatgaattttggtatgtacgtccctggacactcatctcagatcgctatttaaaatgaacgaaatcggactataaccacgcccactttttcgatatcgaaaatttcgaaaaaccgaaaaagtgcgataattcatttccaaggacggataaagcgatgaagcttggtaggtgggttgaccttatgacggagaatagaaaactagCAAAATTTTTGACGAGGGCGTggtaacgcccacttttaaaagaaggtaatttaaaagttttgcaagctgtaatttatcgtgatgaaatttggcaggaacgctactcctatcacatatgtgttctaaataagaattagcaaactcggatgacgaacacgcccactctttaaaaaaaaaaatttttaagtcaaattttaacaaaaattgaatatctttacagtatataagtaaattatgtcaacatttaacgccagtaatgatatggtgcaacaaaatacaaaaataaaagaaaatttcaaaatgggcgtggctccgccctttttcatttaatttgtctagaatacttttaatgccagaagtcgaacaaaaatttaccaattcttttaaaattttgtaagggcatagattctatgacgataactgttttctgtgaaaatgggcgaaatcggttcaagtcaggcccagtttttatacacagttgaccgtctgtccttccgctcggccgttaacacgataacttgggcaaaaatcgatatatctttactaaacttagttcacgtacttatctgaactcattttatcttggtattaaaaatgggcaaaagccgactatgaacacgcccactttttcgatatcga from Eurosta solidaginis isolate ZX-2024a chromosome 3, ASM4086904v1, whole genome shotgun sequence includes these protein-coding regions:
- the MED23 gene encoding mediator of RNA polymerase II transcription subunit 23 isoform X2; amino-acid sequence: MDTEILEAVNSFLKVEPIEEAFVSVIVYKPNEEEDKAGSFTETILRKFEDVPQDNKEGVVRQYLQRAATTTNISHLRVLMDTLGKLAESHAITARMLCDKILLCDKLVYENANFWVESFKLIKRVLSLVDYKGVREIMKMCRDKTQTFPVNINVSYLPQLQALKDTLNYIFDRNNCLLPGYFIANEIMKPPPYHWTINKMMTDFMEEFRRTAQMVSIIGHSHMLPIVECFGYADHMMNSWKLDPNTLRFVFKGNLPYDADLLEEQTKLLRYVLDQPYSKEMVSVMMSLQKQQKQRCNALEEQLVNLIISAMEMTESNDSMMGSSFNVYEEQTSMNEWVWLHLSSQLIYFVLFQFVSFSHIVTALYEKLYKKELRKGRDQLMWILLQFISGSIQKNPIANFLPTFKLFDLLYPEQEPLKLPDCTKSSLLRQMAPICIWIHLMKKARLENMNINRPLPIALKNHHDFLQHLVMPNTMMSMSLGNDFRIILICNAYSTNQEYFSRPMNILTEALNGNAKTAAGGQVPSAPFSMVVLDSLTVHSKMSLIHSFFTQMIKQAQAKSSIPAPALVETYARLLVYTEIESLGIKGFLQQLLPAVFKHQAWGILHTLLEMFLYRLHHIPTQYRLQLLSHCTVVSPQTNKMQLNLCFESTALRLITGLGSVEMQPQMSRYFSEKPPGSVASTESEELNRVLILTLARSMHMTGLGDELQPWCKELLSIIMQNTPHSWASHSLACFPPALNEFFVQNNHSLENKQLLKKSVEEEYRNWTSMSNDNDIMNHFIRPSTNPLFLCLLFKMIWETENVSPVAYKILEGISARALSAHLRKLCDYLVGEVANSNGKDFIHKCVDTINNMIWKYNIVTIDRVVLCLALRTQEGNEAQVCFLIIQLLLLKTSELRNRIQEFCKENHPDHWKQNNWHEKHLSFHQKYPEKFAPDESASHPPLPVYFSNVCLRFLPVLDIVVHRFIELPIQHVHQICEVILDHLSILYKFHDRPITYLYNTLHFYERILRERPSLKKKLVSAITGAFCDIRPPNWCVSEPYKMFLQNQELLWNPELNYYINLVRRLSDTITGKNLFFNTDWRFNEFPNAPAHALYVTCVELLSLPIAPSIVANNVVDVIVKGYSLIPQKEIHNYINAVGIILAALPETHWSVIYDRLQEALNAPKMIKWTYRFSAFELFNFKTVCESMIEKTYALILAVGHSIFHHMGGFKLASMTKYIAEKLKPCVRTEQQLVFLCHVFGPFLQRIDLEKPNTVAGIAIMIYEMLDVVDKAHGPAPLEYIDTICDFLYHIKYIHVGNVIKNESEVIIKRLRPALQLRLRFITRLNIEDINTDKNLNMPIPQQQPPQQHQQPPNPQQLAAAVQQQLQQQQQQKSQMTNAPNPQQQQQVQMQSSGNAQQQPSQQSQQQQQQQQHQQQQQQGQQNVSMSGGGGNAATSHAQMANYNLMAQQQQHQQQQQQHMAANMGQHQPQQMQYFMQNMPPRY